One window from the genome of Nicotiana tomentosiformis chromosome 5, ASM39032v3, whole genome shotgun sequence encodes:
- the LOC104103456 gene encoding nucleoside diphosphate kinase-like produces the protein MVSRCLVGEIIGRFEKKGFSLKGLKLLTVDRAFAKKHYADLSAKPFFNGLVEYIVSGPVVAMVWAGKGVVTAGRKIIGATNPLESAAGTIRSDYAIDIGSTCPEADLGFGGSGCQAGRFD, from the exons ATGGTGTCTCGTTGCCTG GTTGGTGAGATTATTGGAAGATTTGAGAAGAAAGGTTTCTCTTTGAAAG GCTTGAAGCTCCTTACTGTGGATCGTGCTTTTGCTAAAAAGCACTATGCAGACTTGTCTGCAAAGCCTTTCTTCAATGGGCTTGTTGAATACATTGTTTCTGGCCCCGTTGTTGCAATGGTGTGGGCGGGTAAGGGTGTAGTTACTGCTGGTAGGAAGATAATTGGCGCAACAAATCCATTGGAGTCTGCTGCTGGCACCATCCGTAGTGATTATGCTATTGATATTGGGAG CACGTGcccagaggcggatctaggatttggTGGTTCCGGATGTCAAGCTGGTCGATTTGATTGA
- the LOC104099932 gene encoding uncharacterized protein, with protein MSRGWVIFMFLIAAIVLCSHHIVTAENAAIYSQARATLPNCSNSDKSKIKKCMTNTTSIDKCCPLFKMTIGTNCKCYRYAKDFDNQALITLQAYCDVNNPCKRVQRVVAEAVATISAIPRPLPRLQPKCSATDEAEVKKCMTNTTSMDACCPTFRSILGRSCPCFTYAMLLDNLALITLQAYCDVSNPCKQVQVI; from the exons ATGAGTAGAGGGTGGGTAATTTTCATGTTCCTGATTGCTGCAATTGTACTTTGCAGTCATCACATAGTGACGGCAGAAAATGCCGCCATCTATTCGCAGGCACGCGCTACCTTGCCTAATTGCAGTAACAGCGATAAATCGAAAATAAAGAAGTGTATGACAAATACAACCTCTATAGATAAATGTTGTCCATTATTTAAGATGACAATTGGTACTAACTGTAAGTGTTACCGTTATGCCAAGGATTTTGATAATCAAGCTTTAATTACTCTTCAGGCTTATTGTGATGTCAATAATCCATGTAAGCGTGTCCAA AGAGTGGTAGCAGAGGCCGTCGCCACCATTTCTGCCATCCCCCGCCCGCTCCCTCGGCTACAGCCAAAATGCAGTGCTACTGATGAAGCAGAGGTTAAAAAATGCATGACAAACACAACCTCCATGGATGCATGTTGCCCAACATTCAGAAGCATATTGGGCAGGAGTTGCCCTTGCTTTACTTATGCCATGCTATTAGATAATCTGGCTTTGATTACTCTTCAGGCTTATTGTGATGTTAGTAATCCTTGTAAGCAAGTCCAA GTGATATGA